The nucleotide window CGTCCTCTGACGGTCCGCGTTACCCCTTTGCCTGGGAGCACGCCTAAAATCAGCTCAGACGTGCATCCACGCGGGCGCCTCCCCGGCGCTCGGAACGCGCCCCGTGCGACGGGGAGGAACGGGAGTATCCACATGAACACCGCCCAGAACCCCGCCCACGGCGCCACCGCCGTCGAAGCCCGCGCCGGCCGCACGGAGCCCGTGCGCCCGGTCCGCCACGCCACCGTGGACGAGACCATGATCGAGCCGACCCGTCCCGTGGACGGCTGGGGCTTCGCCAACCGCGTGATGATCGCCGCGGCGGTGCTGACCACCGCCTTCATGATCGCCCGCGTGGTGCTCTTCCCCGAGGCCGGCACCGCCCCGGTGCGGGACCTGAACCTGGAGCAGAACGGCTTCCTCCCGTCCACCGGGGAGACCGGCCGCGGGTGGGTCGTCACCCTGCAGTCCGTCATGTTCGGCCTCGTGGGCGGCGCCCTCACCGCCGCGTTCGGCTACGGGATCGTCCTCATGATGGGCGGCGCGGCCCGCTCCGCGGCCCGCTACGTGATCGGCGGCGTGATCGGCGGCCTGATCGCCGCCGCGCTCCTCCTGATGGTCTTCTCGAACACGGCGGTCGAGTCCATCGGCTTCCACGTCTTCTGGCTGCTTCCGCTGGGCGGCCTGATCGGCGGCGTCTGGGCGGGGCTCACCTCCGCGCGTCGCTGACCCACGACGGCGGTCCTCCCGTGCACGCCCGGCACGGGCGGTCGGAGGACCGCCGGACGGAACCAAGGCCCCGAGGCCCGGCATCGCGCCGGCCCTCGGGGCCTTGGTCCGTCATCACTCGCACCGTCATCACTCGCACCTTGATGAGGTGCCTTCAGCGTAGGAGCCGAGGGTGGGTAATCCAGGGGAGCCGCCTGTGGTTTGGCTGGGAACGGTTCAGTCGCCGGAGAGCACGCGCGCGATGCGCGCCGTGGCGGCCACCAGGGCCCGGCCGCAGCGCTCGGCCAGCTCGTCCGTGCACCGGTAGTCGGGCACCAGGGTGCTGAGCGCCCCGACGACGGCGCCCCGCACCACGACGGGGGAGGTCAGGGCGGTGACGTCCGGCTCCACGGAGTGGGTGCGCTGCGTGTACTCCCCGGCGGGCACCTCTCCCCGGAAGGCGCGGCCCACGGCGCTCTCCGCGAGCGGCACCGTGCGGCCCACCCAGTTGGTGTGCCGGACCGAGTGAGTGCCCTCCACGATCGCGATGTAGAGCGCGGTCTCGCCCGGACCGTGGATCGCCAGGTATACGGACTCGCCGGTCCCGGCGACCACCTCCTCCATCGCGTCACGCGAGAGGGCCACGAGCGGTTCCCGCGTGAAGGCCCGGGCGCCGATCTGGAGGAGACGCGGTCCCGGGCGGTACTGGGCGTCGTCGTCGCGGGCCACGAGCCCCGCGCTCTCGAGGCTGCGCAGGAGGCGCAGCGCCGTGGAGGGGGGGAGGTCGGCGGTCCGCGCCGCCTCCGAGAGACTCAGGGGCGCCTCCTCGGTGACGGCAGCGAGCAGCTCGAGCGCGCGGTCCACGGTGCGAGTCGATGCGGTGGCCATGAAGGGGAGAGTACTGCCCGGCACGCCGAGGGGGCTTGCATGTGTCGATGCTCACTGTTTCAATGGGTGGCAACACGTTGCCGCTCAACGGCAAGCCTGGGGAGTCCCCCTCGGCGACGCCGCGCACCGCCTTCTCGAGAGGAACCACCATGGCCGAGGGCTTCACCCAGCACGATCCGTCCCGCACCATCCGCGCCGACCGCGGCACCGAGCTCTCCGCCAAGTCCTGGCAGACCGAGGCTCCCCTGCGCATGCTGATGAACAACCTGGACCCGGAGGTCGCCGAGCGCCCCGAGGACCTGGTCGTCTACGGCGGCACCGGCCGCGCCGCCCGCTCGTGGGAGGCGTTCGACGCGATCGTCGAGACCCTCAAGGACCTCGAGGACGACGAGACGCTGCTCGTGCAGTCCGGCAAGCCCGTGGGCGTCATCCGCACCAACACGTGGGCGCCGCGCGTGCTGATCGCCAACTCCAACCTCGTGGGCGACTGGGCCAACTGGAAGGAGTTCCGCAAGCTCGAGGCCGAGGGCCTCATGATGTACGGCCAGATGACCGCCGGCTCGTGGATCTACATCGCCACCCAGGGCATCCTGCAGGGCACCTACGAGACCTTCGCCGCGATCGGCCGCAAGAAGTACGACGGCACGCTCAAGAACACCCTGACCCTCACCGGCGGCTGCGGCGGCATGGGCGGCGCCCAGCCCCTAGCCGTGACCCTCAACGGCGGCGTCTGCCTGATCGTGGACGTCTCCGAGGAGCGCCTGCGCCGCCGCATGGGCAAGCGCTACCTCGACGAGGTGGAGACCGACATCGACAAGGCGATCGAGCGCGTCATGCAGGCCAAGCGCGACGGCGAGGCCGTCTCCGTGGGCCTCGTGGGCAACGCCGCCGAGGTCTTCCCCGAGCTGCTCGAGCGCCAGAAGGCCGGCGAGGTCGAGATCGACATCGTGACGGACCAGACCTCCGCCCACGACCCGCTCTCCTACCTCCCGCTGGAGTACACCGTGGAGGAGTGGCAGGCCGAGGCCGAGGCCGACGCGGACACGTTCACCAAGAAGGCCCAGGAGTCCATGGCCCGCCAGGTCGAGGCCATGGTCGGCTTCCAGGACATCGGCGCCGAGGTCTTCGACTACGGCAACTCCATCCGCGACGAGGCCCGCAAGGCCGGCTACTCCCGCGCGTTCGAGTTCCCGGGCTTCGTCCCGGCCTACATCCGCCCGCTCTTCTGCGAGGGCCTCGGCCCGTTCCGCTGGGTGGCGCTCTCCGGCGACCCGGAGGACATCCGCGTCACCGACGAGGCCCTGAAGGAGCTCTTCCCCGAGAACGAGCACCTGCACCGCTGGCTGGACGGCGCCGCCGAGTTCGTGGAGTTCGAGGGCCTGCCGGCGCGCATCTGCTGGCTCGGCTACGGCGAGCGCCACAAGGCCGGCCTGCTCTTCAACCAGCTCGTGGCCGAGGGCAAGGTGAAGGCCCCGATCGTGATCGGCCGTGACCACCTGGACTCCGGCTCCGTGGCGTCCCCGTACCGCGAGACCGAGTCCATGCTGGACGGCTCCGACGCGATCGCCGACTGGCCGCTGCTCAACGCCCTGACCGCCACCTCCTCCGGTGCCACGTGGGTCTCCATCCACCACGGCGGCGGCGTGGGCATCGGCCGCTCCATCCACGCCGGCCAGGTGGGCGTGGCGGACGGCACCGAGCTGGCCGCGGCCAAGCTCGAGGCCCTGCTGACCAACGACCCGGCCATGGGCGTCTTCCGCCACGTGGACTCCGGCTACTCCCGGGCCGCCGAAGTCGCCGCCGAGCGCGGCGTGCGCGTGCCTATGGAGGCGAAGATCCGCGACTGAGCGGGTCTCGGCGCGGGCGGCAGCCGCCGCCCGCGCACCTGAAGAAGCGGCCCGGGCGGGCATGACCGCTCGGGCCGCTCGGTGAAAGGACACCACGATGGCGCAGGCCCATCCCGGAGACGCAGAGCTGCATACGAACACGACGGCGATGACCGCCATCCGCAACGACGATCCCCGCCCTCCCGCGCGGTGGCGCATGCTGGTGTACTCGGCGATCGGCGTCTTCATGTTCTTCGTGCCGATCACCATCGACGGGGTCAGCACCATCCCCCTCGACCACATGGTGACCTGGGTCCGCAGGATCCTGGGACCGGCCGAGCGCTTCGTGGGCCTGGCCATCATCGCGGCCGGCGCGGTGTACCCGTTCGCGACCGGCCGGTGGCGCCAGGGCCCCATGCGGATGACCTTCGCCTTCCTCGCGGTGCTGGGCTTCGTCACCGCGAGCATGGTGGTGTTCGGCTTCGGCCCGAGCTGGATCCTGGACAAGGCCATCGGCCCGTTCCTGCTGGACAAGCTCGTGGTCCCGGTCGGGCTGATCGTGCCCATCGGCTCCGTCTTCCTCGCCCTGGTCATCGGATACGGACTCATGGAGTTCGTGGGCGTGTACCTGCGCCCGGCCATGCGGCCGATCTGGAAGGTGCCCGGCCGTGCGGCCGTGGACGCCGTGGCCTCGTTCGTGGGCAGCTACGCCCTCGGACTGCTTCTGACGAACCGCATGTACCGCGGCGGCCGGTACACGGCGAAGGAGGCGGCCATCATCGCCGTCGGCTTCTCCACGGTGTCCGCGACCTTCATGGTGATCGTGGCCCGCACGCTCGGTCTCATGGACGTGTGGCTCTGGTACTTCTTCGGCACCCTCGTGGTGACATTCCTCGTCACCGCCATCACCGTGCGCATCCCCCCGCTGAGCCGCATCCCGGACGAGGTCCACCCCGGCGTCGAGCACCATCCGGAGCAGCCCGTCACGGCCGACCGCTTCAGCGTCGCGCGCCGGGCCGCGGAGCAGACGCTCGCCGAGGCTCCGTCGCTGGGGCGCAATGTGTGGCTCAACTTCCGCGACGGTCTCGTGATGGTCATGCAGATCCTGCCGTCCATCATGTCCGTGGGCCTGATCGCGCTGCTGCTGGCCACCCA belongs to Micrococcus sp. 2A and includes:
- a CDS encoding helix-turn-helix domain-containing protein, with product MATASTRTVDRALELLAAVTEEAPLSLSEAARTADLPPSTALRLLRSLESAGLVARDDDAQYRPGPRLLQIGARAFTREPLVALSRDAMEEVVAGTGESVYLAIHGPGETALYIAIVEGTHSVRHTNWVGRTVPLAESAVGRAFRGEVPAGEYTQRTHSVEPDVTALTSPVVVRGAVVGALSTLVPDYRCTDELAERCGRALVAATARIARVLSGD
- a CDS encoding YjiH family protein; protein product: MAQAHPGDAELHTNTTAMTAIRNDDPRPPARWRMLVYSAIGVFMFFVPITIDGVSTIPLDHMVTWVRRILGPAERFVGLAIIAAGAVYPFATGRWRQGPMRMTFAFLAVLGFVTASMVVFGFGPSWILDKAIGPFLLDKLVVPVGLIVPIGSVFLALVIGYGLMEFVGVYLRPAMRPIWKVPGRAAVDAVASFVGSYALGLLLTNRMYRGGRYTAKEAAIIAVGFSTVSATFMVIVARTLGLMDVWLWYFFGTLVVTFLVTAITVRIPPLSRIPDEVHPGVEHHPEQPVTADRFSVARRAAEQTLAEAPSLGRNVWLNFRDGLVMVMQILPSIMSVGLIALLLATHTPVFTWVGYLFFPLFALLGFSDPGLLATASATSIAEMFIPATMAAGHEDFVARFVIGVICVSAIIFFSAVVPAILATDIPVKLWHLVVVWAERVILTILLATPVAHLVAALT
- the hutU gene encoding urocanate hydratase, with amino-acid sequence MAEGFTQHDPSRTIRADRGTELSAKSWQTEAPLRMLMNNLDPEVAERPEDLVVYGGTGRAARSWEAFDAIVETLKDLEDDETLLVQSGKPVGVIRTNTWAPRVLIANSNLVGDWANWKEFRKLEAEGLMMYGQMTAGSWIYIATQGILQGTYETFAAIGRKKYDGTLKNTLTLTGGCGGMGGAQPLAVTLNGGVCLIVDVSEERLRRRMGKRYLDEVETDIDKAIERVMQAKRDGEAVSVGLVGNAAEVFPELLERQKAGEVEIDIVTDQTSAHDPLSYLPLEYTVEEWQAEAEADADTFTKKAQESMARQVEAMVGFQDIGAEVFDYGNSIRDEARKAGYSRAFEFPGFVPAYIRPLFCEGLGPFRWVALSGDPEDIRVTDEALKELFPENEHLHRWLDGAAEFVEFEGLPARICWLGYGERHKAGLLFNQLVAEGKVKAPIVIGRDHLDSGSVASPYRETESMLDGSDAIADWPLLNALTATSSGATWVSIHHGGGVGIGRSIHAGQVGVADGTELAAAKLEALLTNDPAMGVFRHVDSGYSRAAEVAAERGVRVPMEAKIRD